The following is a genomic window from Candidatus Zixiibacteriota bacterium.
CGCGTGCTTCATGCAACCGAGATACTGGCGCATGTCGTTGGTCCGGTGTTTGAGACTCGAAGAGAGAGGTCCGACGAAACCGTAAGCGCTCAGGATGCCGAGGAAGGTGCCGACGAGCGCGGCGGCGACCTTGTGCCCGATGACCTCCGGCGGACCGTCGATCGCGGCCATGGTGATCACCACGCCGAGCACGGCGGCGACAATACCGAGACCGGGGAGAGCGTCGGCAATCGCACCCAGGGCGGTCGACGGCCGCAGCTCCTCTTCGTGGAGGGTCTCGATGTCGGCGTCCATGAGGTCTTCGAGATCGTGCGGTTGGACGGCTCCGGAGATGATCACGCGCATGGTGTCGGTGAAGAACGCGACCGCATGGTGGTTCTTCAGAAACCCGGGATAGCGCTTGAATATCTCGCTCTCCTCCGGATGCTCGACGTGGCTCTCCAGGCCGATGAGGCCGTCTTTGCGCGCCACGTTGAAGATCTCGAACATCATGACCAGCAGGCTGAGGTAATCTTTCTTCTTGAGGCCGCCCCCGAGCGCCTGCTTGAGCTGCGCGAAGATGCCCCTGACCACGGGAAGCGGGGTGGAAATCAGCAGCGAGCCGAGGGCGGCGCCGCCGATGATGAGGAGTTCGGAGGGCTGGTTGAGGGCGAGGATTTTGCCCCCGTGGATGGTGTAACCGCCGAGGACACCGCCGAGGACGATCAGGGCACCAATGAATATGAACATAGCGCGTTGTCCCTGTGTAAGTTATGGGTCATTGGCCGACTGCCGGTTCTTGTACATTATCGTCACGTCGGCGGCAAAGCTGAAGGGCGGCGCGGAGCACGGGCGGGGCGGGGGCGATCGAGCAGCGGCCGGCCGGGGGCTGGACCGTCCGCCAGCCCGCAGCGCGCCGTTGGGCCGGACGCGGCAACTTTCCTGCATCAAAAATGGGACTCTGCCTGTATATTATGTGTATGCGGTTTTTTGGCGCAGTACTCCCCCCTCGACGGGGGTTGGCGGCCGGCCGGCTGGCCGGGTTTGTGGGCCTCGCGGCGCTGCTCGCGGGACTGCTTCTCCCCCGCGCCTCCCTGTCTCAGCCGACGATCGACCTCTCCCGGCAGCGGATGCCGCAGGCGATGCCTGGCCGGGGCGCCAACCCGAACCCTTCGGCGCTGAAGGTCGCCCGCCTCCACTACTCCGGCGGCGGCGACTGGTACTGGGGGAGCTCAGCGCTCCCCAATTTCCTAACATACCTGAACCGGCAGACCGATTTCCCGGTCGACACGATGGAGCGGGTGGTGACGATCATGGATGCCGACCTGTTCCGCTACCCCTTCCTGTTCGCGACCGGCCACGGGGTGATCCGGTTTGAGGCCGAGGAGCGGGAACGTCTGCGCCGGTATCTCGAGGGGGGCGGGTTTCTGTTCGTGAACGATTCCTACGGCATGGAGGAGACGTTCAAGAAGGAGATGGCGGAGCTGTTCCCGGAGCGGGAACCGGTGGCGGTGCCGTTCGACCATCCGATTTACCGCTGTTTCTACGATTTTCCCAACGGTCCGCCGAAGATCCACGAGCACGACGGCCAGCCCCCGCGGGCGTGGGCGATCATTCTCCACGGCCGGATCGTGCTGTATTTCCTGGTGGAATCGGACATCGGGGATGGCTGGGAGGATCCGCAGGTGCACAATGACCCGCCGGAACTGCGGGAACAGGCGTTCCGGATGGGCGTGAACCTGGTGACCTACGCCTTGTTGTACTAGTCGGGCTGCGCGAGATTACCTGCCGGGCCGGCGGCCTACCTGTCGATAGAAAGAATGCGCGGCTTCGCCGGCGAAGCCGCCGCCTGAGACCGAACACCGAGGGTATCGCTATGACCGAGTTGACCTCCCGCCGCGCGCTCCTTGCCAAGCTCACCGGGGTGCTGGTGCGCCAGCGCGCAGTGCTGTTTGTATCCGGCGTCATGTTGACGGCCGCCGCGGTGACGGCGGCGGCGATCGGGCTGTCGCTGTGGGCGAACGTGATGATTCTGCCGGTGGCGGTGAAGCTCCCGGTCCTGATCGCGGTCGGGGCGGGAACGCTCTATCTGTTCGGGCGGTACGCGGTCGCCCGGCTGTTTTCGGGGTCGATCGATGCGGTGGCGGTCGCGCTGGAGGAGCGGAACCCCGAGCTCAAGGGGCGGCTGATCGCGGCCATTCAGTTTGCGCGGATGAAAGACGCGGGGTGCTACTCGGCGGCCCTGATCGAGGCGACCGAGCGCCAGGCGCTCGCGCGGGCCCAGGGAGTGAATTTCAACCAGGCGCTCTCGTTCTACCCGGTGCTGCGCAGCGGGCGGTATTTCGCGACCGCGGCCGCCGCGGCCCTCCTGGTCGTGGCCCTCCTGCCGGGGATGTTCCGCTACTCGTTCCTCGTGTTCTCCAACCCGACGACCGAAATCGCCCCTCCCCTGGCCTACAAGGTGGTGCCGTTCCCCGGGACGACCGAGTGGGTGAAGTACCGGGACATCGAAATCGGGGCCTCCATTTTCGGTGAACGGCTCCCGGAAAGCGCGGTCATTCACCACCGGCTGGTCGACGGGAACTGGCAGGAGACGGAGATCGACTTGCGGAAGGTGCGGCGGGCGCCGATGGTCAACGGCGACTCGGTGCGGATTGCGACCACTCTCCGCCAGATCAACCGGTCGTTCGACTACTATGTCGAGGCGGGCCGGGTCGCCACCCCGGTCCAGCAGGTGAGCGTGGTCGACCGCCCGAGGGTCAACGGCCTCAAGCTGTCGATCTTCTACCCCGACTACACCGGGCTGGCCCCGACTGTGATCGACGAGAACAACGGCTCGTTCTCGGCCGTGGTCGGGTCGCGGGTGAACCTGGCGGTCGAGACCAACCTCCCGGTCGCGCGGGCCGAGCTGGTGTTTGACGATTCCAGCCGGACGCCGCTGGAGGTCGACGGGCGGCAGGCGGAAACGGCGCTCCGCGTGGACAAGTCGCTCGGCTACCATGTCCGCCTGATCGACGGCCTGGGCGAGGAAAACCCCGACCCGATCCAGTACCACATCACGGCCGTGCCCGACGAATACCCCTCGATCGACGTCCTCTTCCCCGGCGTCAACGTCAACCTGAGCGACGAAATGGTGCTGCCGCTGAAGGTGCGGATATTCGACGACTACGGGTTTACCTCGCTGGTGCTGAAATACACGGTGGTGGCGCACGGACAGGCGAGCGAGGAGAACGTGGCCGTGCTCCATTTCTCCGACCGGATCAAGACCGAAGGGGAGATCGCCTTCAACTGGGACATGGACAAGCTCAACATGTACCCGGGGGATTACACGATCTATCGCTTCGAGGTGGCCGACAACGACGTGAACTCGGGGCCGAAAGTGACGGCGTCGCGGCAGTACGTGGCGCGGATCCCCTCGCTGGAGGAAATCATCGCCGAGGCGGAGGGGGAAAGCTCGCGGCGCGTGGACAACACCCGGCAACTGCTCCAGCAGGGGGAGGACCTGTCGGAGCGGTTCAAGAACATGGCGCGCAAGCTCAAGGCGCAGAACCGCGACGAGATGAAGGCGGAGTGGCAGCACCAGAAGGAGATGGAGGCGCTCGCCGCCCAGAACCAGGAGCTCATCGAGAATATCGAGAAAATGGCCGAGGAGATGGACAAGTCGGTCGAGAAGCTCGCCGACAACGCCCAGATGAGCCGCGAGATTGTCGAAAAACTCCAGCAGATCCAGAAGCTGTTCGAGGAAGTCGCCACGCCGGAAATGAAGGAGGCCCAGAAGAAGCTGATGGAGGCGCTCCAGAAAATGGACCGCAACGAGATCCAGAAAGCCATGGAGCAGTTCCAGCTCTCCCAGGAGGAAATGCTCCAGCGGCTGGAGCGGACGCTGGCCCTCTTGAAACAGATGCAGGTCGAGCAGAAGATGCAGGCAATGATGCGGCAGGCGGAGCGGCTGCTCGAACAGCAGAACCAGGTCAACCAGGCGACCGACAGCAGCGCCCAGAGCGCGCTGCCGCCCTTGGCCGAACGCGAAACGGACCTGAAAAAAGATCTCGAGTCGCTCAAAAAGGAGACCGCCGACCTTCGCAAGCTGATGGACGAGGCGCAGATGAACCAGAGCGAGGAGGCGCGGAAATTCGCCGAGGCGGTCGAGCAGACCGACGCCGACCGGAACATGGAAAAGATGAGCGGCGCGCTCGCCCAACAGCAGCAGCAGCCGGCCGCCGCCGAGGGAAAACAGGCCTCGGCCAAGCTCGCCCAGATGCTCAGCTCCATGCAGCAGCAGCTCGCCGCCATGAACAGCGGCCAGAACGAAGCGCTCCGCAAGATGATGCGGCTGGCGATCGACGACGCCAACTACCTGTCGCAGTCGCAGGAAGAGCTGCTCAAGCGGGCGGCCGAGGTCACCACCCAGTCGGATATCCTGCGCGAGCTCGCCCAGTCCCAGCAGGATCTCATGACCGCGTGCAGCGGGCTGAAGGGCCGGATCGCGGAGCTGGCCAAGGAGTCGCCCTTTGTCGCCTCCGAACTGGGGCAGATCATGAACCAGGCGACGGCGCAGATGGACATGGCCATGCTGGGGCTGGGCGACCGGCAGGGACCGCAGGCGATCGCCCTCCAGCGCGACGCCATGACCAACCTCAACAAGGTGTCGCTGTACCTCATGGAGGCGATGAACCAGCAGAACCAGTGCGACAAGGGGGGCAGCTGCGACAAGAACATGGCCAAGCTGCAGTCGATGTGCAACAAGCAGAACCAGGTGAACCAGGAGACGCAGCAGACCTGCAACAACCCGTCGTTCAACCCGGCCAGCCAGGGCCAGCAGACGCGCGAGGCGCTCCAGCGGCTGGCGGGCGAGCAGGGTGCGATCCGCAAGTCGATGGAAGAGCTGGCGCAGGAGTTCGGCGACTCCCGCCAGGTGCTCGGGCGGCTCGAGGACATCGCCGACGAAATGAGGGAAATCGAGGAGGCGCTGGCGGAAGGCGAGGCCGGACCGGAAACGATCGAACGACAGCTCCGCGTTTACTCCCGCATGCTGCAGGCCTCGCGCTCGCTCCAGCGCAAGGATTTCACCGAGCAGCGCAAGGCGGTCACGGCGGAGGAGCAGATCTACCAGGTGCCGCCGGCGCTCCCGGCCGAGCTGCTCAACGACCGGACCAATCTCGAGGACCGGCTGCGGCAATATCTCGGCGAGCACTACCCTCGGCAGTACGAGGAACAGGTGAAAGCGTATTTCAAGGCGCTGCTGCAAACGGAGGCGGCGCCGCAGGAGGGCGGGCGGTGAAGCGCACCCTCGGGCGGCTGATCGCGGCGCTCGCGCTGGCCGCAGGACTTCTGGGCGCGGCCCTCGCGCAAGCGGCGGAGGAACCGAAAGAGGTCACCCGGCCGCCGGGCGGACTCCGCCTGTACACCCCGCAGGATCAGCAGGCGCAGGACCAGCAAATGCTGAACATGGTGCGGGAGATGATGCGCAGCAAGAACTACGAGGGAGCGGTCGGCCTCCTCGAAGCTATCGACCGCCGCGACCGCGGGAACATGGTGGTGATGAACCTCCTGCGCACATGCTACGACCAGCTCGGGCAGCCGGGGAGCTCGGAGGTGGTGATCCGGCGCATGCTCGAGATCACCCCGAACA
Proteins encoded in this region:
- the motA gene encoding flagellar motor stator protein MotA, giving the protein MFIFIGALIVLGGVLGGYTIHGGKILALNQPSELLIIGGAALGSLLISTPLPVVRGIFAQLKQALGGGLKKKDYLSLLVMMFEIFNVARKDGLIGLESHVEHPEESEIFKRYPGFLKNHHAVAFFTDTMRVIISGAVQPHDLEDLMDADIETLHEEELRPSTALGAIADALPGLGIVAAVLGVVITMAAIDGPPEVIGHKVAAALVGTFLGILSAYGFVGPLSSSLKHRTNDMRQYLGCMKHALLSFHKGVAGVIAVEFARRSLYAEVRPAFLELEKACNETKKR
- a CDS encoding DUF4159 domain-containing protein — translated: MPQAMPGRGANPNPSALKVARLHYSGGGDWYWGSSALPNFLTYLNRQTDFPVDTMERVVTIMDADLFRYPFLFATGHGVIRFEAEERERLRRYLEGGGFLFVNDSYGMEETFKKEMAELFPEREPVAVPFDHPIYRCFYDFPNGPPKIHEHDGQPPRAWAIILHGRIVLYFLVESDIGDGWEDPQVHNDPPELREQAFRMGVNLVTYALLY